A genomic region of Capnocytophaga canimorsus contains the following coding sequences:
- a CDS encoding bifunctional UDP-3-O-[3-hydroxymyristoyl] N-acetylglucosamine deacetylase/3-hydroxyacyl-ACP dehydratase produces MVKQNTLAKEISLEGVGLHTGQHVKMTLKPAPIGNGYTFVRVDLEGAPVIEADANYVVNTQRGTVLEKKGVKIQTCEHVLASLVGMNLDNVIIELNASEPPIMDGSAKYFVEAIAQAGLQEQDAPREEYIVKEVISYVNEETGSEITIIPAEEYQVTTMVDFGTKVLGTQNAYLNKLSEFKDEIANSRTFSFLHELEMLIDHGLIKGGDLNNAIVYVDKELSQETMQKLKKVFNKEEISVKANGILDNLELHYPNEAARHKLLDVIGDLALVGTRIRGKVIATKPGHFTNTQFAKKLSKIIKNERRNNVPLIDINQQPLYDTVEIMRLLPHRPPFLLVDKIFELSDKHVVGLKNVTMNEPFFEGHFPGAPVMPGVLQIEAMAQTGGILILSTVPDPENYLTYFMKIDNVKFKVQVKPGDTLIFKLELITPIRRGICHMQAYAYVNGKLATEAELMAQIVKVK; encoded by the coding sequence AGATGACTTTAAAACCTGCCCCCATTGGTAACGGGTATACTTTTGTCAGAGTTGACTTGGAAGGAGCACCAGTTATTGAAGCAGATGCTAACTATGTGGTAAACACCCAACGAGGCACAGTACTTGAAAAGAAAGGGGTCAAAATACAAACTTGTGAGCACGTATTGGCATCGCTGGTGGGAATGAATCTGGACAACGTTATCATTGAACTGAACGCTTCCGAGCCTCCAATTATGGACGGTTCAGCAAAGTACTTTGTAGAAGCCATCGCACAAGCCGGATTGCAAGAACAAGACGCACCACGTGAAGAATATATCGTCAAAGAGGTAATCTCATACGTCAATGAAGAAACAGGAAGCGAAATCACAATCATTCCAGCTGAAGAATACCAAGTAACCACTATGGTTGATTTCGGAACGAAAGTGTTGGGTACTCAAAACGCATACTTAAATAAATTATCCGAATTCAAAGACGAAATTGCCAACTCGCGTACCTTTAGCTTTTTACACGAACTCGAAATGCTTATTGACCACGGTTTAATTAAAGGTGGTGATTTGAACAATGCTATCGTTTATGTAGATAAAGAACTCTCGCAAGAGACTATGCAAAAGCTCAAAAAAGTATTCAATAAAGAAGAAATTTCAGTTAAGGCAAACGGAATTTTAGACAATTTGGAGCTACACTACCCTAACGAAGCTGCCCGTCATAAGCTTTTGGATGTAATTGGTGATTTGGCACTTGTGGGTACTCGCATCCGTGGGAAGGTCATTGCTACCAAGCCTGGGCATTTTACCAATACCCAGTTTGCTAAAAAACTTTCGAAAATCATTAAAAACGAACGCCGAAATAACGTTCCTCTCATCGATATCAATCAACAACCGTTGTACGATACCGTTGAAATTATGCGGTTGTTACCTCACCGTCCGCCGTTTTTGTTAGTAGATAAAATCTTCGAACTTTCCGACAAGCACGTAGTGGGATTGAAGAACGTTACGATGAATGAGCCATTCTTCGAAGGGCACTTCCCAGGAGCTCCGGTAATGCCCGGTGTTCTTCAAATTGAAGCAATGGCGCAAACTGGAGGTATCCTTATTTTGAGTACAGTTCCTGACCCCGAGAATTACTTGACCTATTTTATGAAAATAGATAACGTTAAGTTTAAAGTACAGGTAAAACCTGGTGATACTCTTATCTTCAAGTTGGAACTCATTACCCCTATCCGTCGTGGAATTTGCCATATGCAAGCGTATGCGTACGTTAACGGAAAGCTGGCAACCGAAGCCGAACTGATGGCACAAATTGTAAAAGTAAAATAA
- the lpxA gene encoding acyl-ACP--UDP-N-acetylglucosamine O-acyltransferase, which yields MNQPLAYVHPGAKIAKNVVIEPFAVIHNNVVIGEGSWIGSNVTIMEGARIGKNCSIYPGAVISANPQDLKYQGEETTTHIGDNTTIRECVTINKGTADRMKTVVGANCLIMAYSHIAHDCIVGDNCIFSNGTTLAGHITVGNHVIMAGMTAVHQFCSIGNYAFVTGGSLVRKDVPPFVKAAREPLSYVGINSVGLRRRGFSTDKIREIQDIYRILYQKNYNNSQALRIIEAEMEATPERDEILQFVRDSQRGIMKGYSANI from the coding sequence ATGAATCAGCCTTTAGCATACGTTCACCCTGGAGCGAAGATAGCAAAAAATGTAGTCATTGAGCCTTTTGCTGTAATTCATAATAATGTGGTTATCGGTGAAGGAAGTTGGATTGGCTCTAATGTTACCATTATGGAAGGGGCACGAATCGGAAAGAACTGCAGCATATACCCAGGAGCAGTCATTTCAGCTAACCCGCAAGACCTTAAATATCAAGGAGAGGAAACCACTACCCACATCGGCGACAATACCACGATAAGAGAGTGCGTTACCATAAACAAAGGAACGGCAGACAGAATGAAAACCGTCGTGGGGGCGAATTGCCTCATTATGGCATACTCACACATCGCACACGATTGCATCGTGGGGGATAATTGCATCTTTTCAAACGGCACTACACTAGCAGGGCACATCACTGTGGGTAATCACGTTATTATGGCGGGAATGACTGCCGTGCATCAGTTTTGTTCCATCGGGAATTATGCTTTTGTAACCGGAGGTTCGCTGGTGAGAAAAGACGTACCACCTTTTGTAAAAGCGGCGCGTGAACCGTTATCTTATGTAGGGATAAACTCCGTAGGGCTTCGCAGAAGAGGATTTTCTACCGATAAAATCCGTGAAATACAAGACATTTATCGTATCCTATACCAGAAAAACTACAACAACTCTCAAGCATTACGCATCATTGAAGCTGAAATGGAAGCCACCCCTGAGCGTGATGAAATTCTGCAATTTGTACGTGATTCACAACGCGGAATTATGAAAGGATACAGCGCTAATATCTAG
- the efp gene encoding elongation factor P, whose product MASTSDIRKGLCIRFNHDIYKIIEFLHVKPGKGPAFVRTKLKSVTTGKTIDNTFSAGHKIDDVRVETRSFQYLYEEGEQFIFMDNEDFNQVAIRKDMLETPELLKEGETVMILFNAEDESPLSVEMPSHVILEVTHVEPGVKGNTATNATKPATVETGAMVNVPLFINEGDKIKIETEKGTYVERIKE is encoded by the coding sequence ATGGCATCAACTTCAGACATTAGAAAAGGATTGTGTATTCGTTTCAACCACGATATTTATAAAATCATCGAATTCTTACACGTAAAACCTGGAAAAGGTCCTGCTTTTGTAAGAACCAAATTAAAAAGTGTTACCACTGGAAAGACCATTGACAATACCTTTTCAGCAGGACATAAAATTGATGACGTTCGCGTAGAGACGCGTTCTTTCCAATACTTATACGAAGAAGGCGAGCAATTTATCTTTATGGACAATGAAGATTTCAATCAAGTTGCTATCAGAAAGGATATGCTTGAAACTCCTGAACTTTTAAAAGAGGGAGAAACGGTAATGATTTTATTTAACGCAGAAGATGAATCGCCTCTTTCTGTTGAAATGCCTTCGCACGTTATCTTAGAAGTTACTCACGTAGAGCCCGGAGTAAAAGGGAATACAGCTACCAATGCCACCAAACCAGCTACAGTAGAAACAGGTGCTATGGTAAACGTTCCTTTATTTATCAACGAAGGCGATAAGATAAAAATAGAAACTGAGAAAGGTACCTACGTAGAGCGTATTAAGGAATAA
- a CDS encoding DUF6261 family protein: MKAGLAKLSTKELATLAEQAINAAKQSHLEEVKAHPFLIQLEEVYAEYVSVLSKSTYSGKGKSVALSDKQRNVAFRALRLVVEAYTLLENNPKAKDAQELLSIIKNYGLNLNKLSYSEQTAQLNKLIENFEKSENISKLNQISATLFFDALKEAQNNFKTLFDEQVIANAKLRKQKNASILRKDLEKNLKRFLDYVTLMMDIAQWKPFYNQLNEYVKAAKKTNSSKNDTTASVAEQ; the protein is encoded by the coding sequence ATGAAAGCAGGACTAGCAAAACTATCAACCAAAGAATTAGCAACACTTGCTGAACAAGCTATCAATGCTGCTAAACAATCCCATCTTGAAGAAGTCAAAGCACATCCTTTTCTGATACAATTAGAAGAGGTATATGCCGAATATGTATCAGTACTCTCAAAGAGCACCTATAGCGGAAAAGGAAAATCGGTAGCTCTTTCTGATAAGCAGCGTAACGTAGCTTTTAGAGCATTACGATTGGTTGTAGAAGCTTATACTTTGCTTGAAAACAATCCGAAAGCTAAAGATGCTCAAGAACTATTGAGTATTATAAAAAACTACGGGCTTAATCTGAATAAACTTAGTTATTCCGAGCAGACAGCTCAACTTAATAAACTCATCGAAAATTTTGAAAAATCTGAAAATATCAGTAAGCTCAACCAAATTTCAGCGACACTATTTTTCGATGCTTTAAAAGAAGCACAAAACAATTTTAAAACTCTTTTTGATGAACAAGTAATTGCTAATGCAAAACTTAGAAAGCAAAAAAATGCCTCTATTTTGCGGAAAGATTTAGAGAAAAATCTTAAACGTTTCTTGGATTACGTAACCCTTATGATGGACATTGCTCAATGGAAACCTTTTTACAATCAGCTTAATGAATATGTAAAAGCAGCCAAAAAGACAAACTCCTCAAAAAATGATACTACTGCTTCGGTAGCAGAACAATAA
- the asnA gene encoding aspartate--ammonia ligase gives MSYLIKPKAYKPILDLQQTELGIQKIKDFFQANLSAELRLRRVTAPLFVLKGTGLNDDLNGIERAVNFPIKDMQETRAEVVHSLAKWKRVTLADYQIEQGYGIYTDMNAIRADEELGNLHSLYVDQWDWELVINKEQRNVSFLKAIVRRIYATLLRTEYLVCESFSQIKPILPEEIHFIHAEELLQKYPNLSPKEREAAIAKEYKAVFIMGIGGTLSHGEKHDGRAPDYDDWSTPSEENFKGLNGDIILWNPILELPFEISSMGIRVDKEALLHQLKLEGKEDRLNLYFHKRLMDDSLPLSIGGGIGQSRLCMFLLHKAHIGEIQASIWPEQMYQQCEALNIPLIK, from the coding sequence ATGAGTTATCTGATAAAACCCAAAGCCTACAAACCTATTTTAGATTTGCAGCAAACAGAGTTGGGAATCCAAAAAATAAAGGATTTTTTTCAAGCGAATTTATCTGCCGAGTTAAGGCTAAGACGCGTAACTGCTCCGCTTTTTGTTTTGAAAGGTACAGGGCTTAACGACGATTTAAATGGTATAGAACGCGCCGTTAACTTCCCAATCAAAGATATGCAGGAAACTCGTGCCGAAGTAGTGCATTCTCTGGCAAAGTGGAAAAGAGTAACCTTAGCAGATTACCAAATTGAGCAAGGCTACGGTATTTATACGGATATGAACGCTATTCGCGCAGATGAAGAATTAGGCAACTTACACTCACTATATGTTGACCAATGGGACTGGGAGCTTGTCATCAATAAAGAACAAAGAAACGTATCCTTTCTCAAGGCTATCGTTCGTCGTATCTATGCAACCTTACTCCGCACAGAGTACTTAGTGTGCGAAAGCTTCTCACAAATAAAGCCCATACTTCCTGAAGAAATTCATTTCATTCACGCTGAAGAATTGTTACAGAAATATCCGAATTTATCTCCAAAGGAACGCGAAGCAGCCATTGCAAAAGAATATAAAGCAGTATTCATTATGGGAATAGGTGGAACACTCAGCCACGGTGAAAAGCACGACGGACGTGCCCCCGATTACGACGATTGGAGTACCCCTTCCGAAGAAAATTTTAAAGGACTCAACGGAGATATTATCCTTTGGAACCCTATACTAGAATTACCTTTTGAAATTTCTTCAATGGGTATTCGAGTAGATAAAGAAGCTTTGTTACATCAGTTAAAGTTAGAAGGCAAAGAGGATAGACTTAACCTCTATTTTCATAAAAGACTAATGGATGATTCTTTACCTCTGTCTATCGGTGGAGGAATAGGGCAATCGCGTCTTTGTATGTTTTTACTACACAAAGCACACATTGGTGAAATACAAGCTAGTATCTGGCCAGAGCAAATGTATCAGCAGTGTGAAGCTTTAAATATTCCGTTAATTAAATAA